The genomic DNA CGCCCGATGCGCCGGCCGCCTGGATGTTCAGGCGCTCCGCCGTGTTCCGGCGCAGGGCGGTCGGGTCAATGCCGCCGATGCGCAGCTCGCGACCGGTCTTCTCCATCGCGACGCCGGGGGGAAGGACCGCGTCGACGCCGTTTCTCAGCAACCGGCGGAGGCGGCGCGGCCCCCGAACGGTCATCGCCGAGCCGCGACGACGCGCGACGCCGGCCAGGAACGATTCGCAACAGCAGGGAAGCGACGGCGGAGCGGACAGAAGGTCTCGTTTCAGCGCAAGATGATACAGGCGGCTCACGCGGGAATCGACACGGCCGGGTCTTCGGCGATCAGCGCCGCTAGAACGTTGGCAAGCGCGCGCGAGTCGTGCCGCACCATGTCCGTCTCCTGGAGGAAATCGCCGCTGACGACGCGGATGCCGCGATCCTCGATGCGGGTGACCGTCGGCGGAACCCAGTACTGGTTCATCTTCTCATACCGCTCCATCAACGGTTTCGCAGCCCGCCGCGAGTTGACGACGGCCACGT from Candidatus Ozemobacteraceae bacterium includes the following:
- a CDS encoding 2-phospho-L-lactate transferase CofD family protein, giving the protein SLYTSVIPNLLVPEIAERINRSPARVVYVCNVMSQPGETDNFSAADHVAALLSRTPLRRIDVAVVNSRRAAKPLMERYEKMNQYWVPPTVTRIEDRGIRVVSGDFLQETDMVRHDSRALANVLAALIAEDPAVSIPA